A genomic window from Rhodococcus sp. KBS0724 includes:
- a CDS encoding HNH endonuclease signature motif containing protein, with amino-acid sequence MSDIAPDDGGHHQLVDVLSCAAEELVQCSSSALTDDGIISALRDLERAVRLVDAVGYQLVAEGMERCLHVGQGLRSPNQLLVQVLRISASDASRRVRAARSVVQQVSAFGESTPAVLPETGDAARDGDIGRDHISAIADVMHKAPAALDFEDRESLEMVLAEHARTGTPEAVTAAGIEALAWLNPDGELTDDRDRRRRRYLSVRRQDADLMSRISGELDPVAKAQLDVVLAKWARPGMNNPDDPESPGGDCSEVGESAIAAAASRDTRTAGQRNHDAFSALMKCVLDGGVLGNHRGLPATVIVTMTLEQLEESIGGVATTATGGILPIRDALAMSEKSHPVLVLFDHDGRPLHFGRGKRLATVDQRLALIAADRGCTRPDCDAPPSRCAVHHMTEWNDDGLTDIENLTLVCDSCHGLVKKGSHGWKTNSRNENDGYTGRTEWTPPVHIDPERRPRVNSRHHPRELLERAHSIIAWRKKLHRGDPNRQRRSSKEDQDPEPS; translated from the coding sequence GTGAGCGATATTGCACCAGATGACGGGGGTCATCACCAGTTGGTCGATGTGTTGTCGTGCGCTGCCGAAGAATTGGTGCAGTGCTCGTCTTCGGCGTTGACCGACGACGGCATCATTTCAGCTTTGCGAGATCTCGAGCGAGCAGTTCGGCTGGTCGATGCTGTTGGGTACCAACTCGTGGCCGAAGGAATGGAACGTTGCCTCCACGTGGGGCAGGGGCTTCGATCGCCCAATCAACTGCTCGTGCAGGTTCTCCGAATCTCTGCATCCGATGCGTCGCGGCGCGTACGGGCGGCACGGTCTGTGGTGCAACAAGTCTCGGCGTTCGGGGAATCAACTCCAGCGGTACTTCCCGAGACCGGAGACGCTGCGCGTGACGGGGATATCGGCCGTGATCACATATCGGCGATAGCGGATGTCATGCACAAAGCGCCTGCGGCACTTGATTTCGAGGACCGAGAAAGCCTCGAAATGGTGCTTGCCGAACACGCGCGGACTGGCACTCCCGAAGCAGTGACGGCAGCTGGCATCGAGGCATTGGCCTGGCTCAACCCCGACGGCGAACTAACCGATGACCGGGATCGGCGACGCCGGCGGTACCTCAGCGTGCGAAGGCAAGACGCAGATCTGATGTCGCGGATCTCCGGTGAGCTCGATCCGGTTGCAAAGGCCCAACTTGACGTTGTGCTCGCCAAATGGGCGAGACCAGGAATGAACAACCCGGATGATCCGGAATCGCCTGGTGGGGACTGCTCCGAGGTGGGCGAGTCGGCAATTGCGGCAGCCGCATCTCGCGACACGCGTACCGCCGGCCAGCGAAATCACGACGCGTTTTCTGCACTGATGAAATGTGTTCTCGACGGAGGTGTGTTGGGCAACCATCGCGGCCTTCCTGCGACGGTCATCGTCACCATGACGTTGGAGCAGTTGGAGGAATCGATCGGTGGTGTCGCAACCACTGCGACCGGCGGTATTCTGCCGATTCGAGACGCACTCGCGATGTCCGAGAAATCTCATCCGGTGTTGGTTCTCTTCGATCATGACGGCCGTCCGCTGCATTTCGGCCGTGGGAAGCGCCTCGCAACTGTTGATCAGCGCCTGGCGCTGATTGCAGCTGATCGAGGATGTACGCGGCCCGACTGTGACGCACCGCCGTCGCGGTGCGCCGTCCACCACATGACCGAATGGAATGATGACGGACTCACCGACATCGAAAACCTCACCCTCGTCTGCGACAGCTGCCACGGCCTGGTCAAAAAGGGTTCGCACGGCTGGAAAACCAACTCGCGGAACGAGAACGACGGATACACCGGACGAACGGAGTGGACACCGCCGGTGCACATCGATCCGGAACGGCGGCCACGAGTGAACTCCCGGCACCATCCACGAGAATTGCTGGAACGAGCGCATTCGATCATCGCGTGGCGCAAGAAACTCCACCGAGGAGACCCGAATCGGCAGCGAAGGTCTTCGAAAGAGGATCAAGATCCTGAGCCGAGCTGA
- a CDS encoding galactan 5-O-arabinofuranosyltransferase has product MALAALVAVVVAAVGLFAFSQVDWPAFTSSNVTQAVTTVLQVVCIAVIGVAVLMFRARKAERTAKLLSWAGLSGFVTTTLGLPLAATTLYLHGVSVDQQFRTEYLTRLTDSAALHDMTYVDLPPFYPAGWFWVGGRVANLLGMDGWEAFKPYAIGSIAVVAVIALVLWTKLIRRDWAVVAALAVTAVVLAYNSPEAYGAVVNLLIPPVLILAWGALDRPGSSRFAGAGAVLGTGVFLGYAATVYTLYLGFAAFAVTLMAVIAAVLAARAQNTWKAALNPLIRLVAIAVIAGLIALTVWAPYLLEALSGAPAESGTAMHYLPDSGAVLPFPMLHFSLVGALCMLGTIWLISRFLFSRRARALGIGVIAVYLWALLSMMFTVAGSTLLGFRLEPVLIALLAAAGVFGFFEFAGWIVLATSENPRVKAVLVALGVIGAISFAQNIPQVLAPDIAVAYSDTDGNGERGDKRPPGAEANYADIDRIIREQLGREPHDLVVLTADIGFLSFYPYFGFQGLTSHYANPLADFRARAELIEQWSELTTPDELIAALDSAPWRAPDAFVFRQGADGYTLRLAEDVYPNDPNVRRYTVTFPKELFDDPRFTVTEQGPFVVVTRN; this is encoded by the coding sequence ATGGCGCTCGCGGCACTGGTGGCCGTAGTCGTCGCCGCTGTCGGACTGTTCGCGTTCAGCCAGGTCGATTGGCCGGCTTTCACGTCGTCGAATGTCACGCAGGCCGTCACGACGGTCTTGCAGGTTGTCTGTATCGCCGTGATCGGCGTCGCCGTTCTGATGTTCCGCGCCCGCAAAGCCGAACGGACCGCAAAGCTCCTCTCGTGGGCTGGGCTTTCGGGCTTCGTCACCACGACGCTCGGACTCCCCCTCGCCGCGACCACGCTGTATCTGCACGGGGTTTCGGTCGATCAACAATTCCGCACCGAATACCTGACTCGGCTCACGGATTCCGCTGCGCTGCACGACATGACGTATGTGGATCTCCCGCCGTTCTATCCGGCCGGCTGGTTCTGGGTCGGTGGACGCGTCGCAAATCTGCTGGGTATGGACGGTTGGGAAGCCTTCAAGCCCTACGCAATCGGGTCGATCGCAGTTGTCGCCGTGATTGCACTCGTGTTGTGGACCAAGCTCATTCGACGCGATTGGGCAGTAGTCGCGGCGTTGGCCGTCACCGCTGTTGTGTTGGCGTACAACTCACCTGAGGCGTACGGCGCCGTCGTCAATCTTCTGATTCCGCCGGTCCTGATTCTGGCGTGGGGTGCGTTGGATCGGCCGGGTTCGTCCCGGTTTGCCGGAGCGGGCGCAGTTCTCGGCACCGGTGTGTTCCTCGGATACGCAGCAACTGTCTACACGCTGTACCTCGGATTCGCTGCCTTTGCGGTGACCTTGATGGCGGTAATTGCGGCGGTACTCGCCGCCCGTGCCCAAAACACCTGGAAGGCGGCGCTCAATCCCCTGATCCGGTTGGTCGCGATAGCGGTGATCGCAGGGTTGATCGCCCTGACCGTGTGGGCTCCCTACTTGCTCGAGGCTCTTTCGGGCGCTCCCGCCGAGTCGGGCACCGCCATGCATTACCTCCCCGATTCCGGCGCGGTACTTCCCTTCCCGATGCTGCACTTCTCACTCGTCGGCGCACTGTGCATGTTGGGCACGATCTGGTTGATTTCCCGGTTCCTGTTCTCACGCCGAGCGCGGGCGCTGGGTATCGGCGTCATCGCCGTGTACCTGTGGGCGCTGCTGTCGATGATGTTCACGGTTGCCGGCAGCACGCTTCTCGGGTTCCGACTCGAACCCGTGCTGATCGCACTCCTTGCCGCGGCAGGTGTGTTCGGCTTCTTCGAGTTCGCCGGTTGGATCGTGTTGGCGACCAGTGAGAATCCGCGGGTCAAAGCGGTACTCGTCGCACTCGGCGTCATCGGCGCGATTTCCTTTGCGCAGAACATCCCGCAGGTACTGGCCCCGGATATCGCTGTGGCATACAGCGATACCGACGGCAATGGAGAACGTGGGGACAAGCGTCCGCCGGGAGCTGAGGCCAACTACGCGGACATCGATCGCATCATCCGCGAACAACTCGGCCGCGAACCCCACGATCTCGTGGTCCTGACAGCCGATATCGGATTCCTCAGCTTCTACCCGTATTTCGGTTTCCAGGGACTGACGTCGCACTATGCAAATCCGTTGGCGGACTTCCGGGCCCGGGCCGAACTGATCGAGCAGTGGTCGGAACTGACGACCCCTGACGAACTGATAGCTGCCTTGGACTCGGCGCCGTGGCGGGCACCCGACGCCTTTGTCTTCCGCCAGGGCGCCGACGGATACACCCTGCGTCTGGCCGAGGACGTCTACCCCAACGATCCCAATGTCCGCCGCTACACGGTTACCTTCCCCAAGGAACTGTTCGACGATCCTCGCTTCACGGTCACCGAGCAGGGACCGTTCGTAGTTGTCACCCGCAACTGA
- a CDS encoding GtrA family protein, translating to MPETPANHQHEPHVPLPVEIPVTTDLADDAIDLKTQIVRFVATGGLSAIVDYGLYALLHALGLSFTAAKALSFVAGTTTAYLINRRWTFKAEPSRARFIAVVVLYAVTFGVQVGLNAVMLHVLADEWWRMPLAFVIAQGTATVINFIVQRAVIFNIK from the coding sequence GTGCCCGAAACGCCTGCGAACCACCAGCACGAACCCCACGTCCCTTTGCCGGTGGAGATTCCCGTCACGACGGACCTCGCCGATGATGCAATTGACCTGAAGACGCAGATCGTCCGGTTTGTTGCGACGGGTGGGCTGTCCGCGATCGTGGATTACGGGCTGTACGCGCTGCTCCACGCGTTGGGATTGTCGTTCACCGCAGCAAAAGCTCTGAGCTTCGTTGCCGGCACCACTACGGCGTATCTGATCAATCGCCGGTGGACATTCAAAGCGGAGCCGTCGCGTGCCCGGTTTATCGCCGTTGTTGTGCTGTACGCGGTGACCTTTGGCGTTCAGGTCGGTCTCAATGCGGTGATGTTGCACGTGTTGGCCGACGAATGGTGGCGTATGCCTCTGGCGTTTGTCATCGCGCAGGGCACCGCAACGGTCATCAACTTCATCGTTCAGCGAGCTGTGATCTTCAATATCAAGTAA
- a CDS encoding S1C family serine protease — protein MSESSGSGGIKRGLWIAALLVLGLGGLTLAAPPLTPSSLHAPSSLQPDAQSPVTVITTTPPPPAISLTPQELVARVVPSIVTITSSARFTTTAGTGIVLSPDGVVLTNHHVISGGTEITAVNMSNGLIYDVEVLGYDSGQDLALLRLVGASDLPTATVGSSQRAARGDPVTAIGNADGEGVPLPAPGTITGFGVTVNTRNSTDGSRNQLKGLIEVNADIRPGDSGGPLVNAAAELIGVSSAGNAIEDRTEVSPAPQSYAIPIDTALPIVDQILSGRSSETVRVGPTPVLGVAVKDHVGSPAGAEVVAVSFDSPAEVAGVTKGDVITGFGGAPITSTSDLNIAMSMRHPGDTVDLIWFDAQGQQRSGSLILDEGPPR, from the coding sequence ATGAGCGAAAGCAGTGGTAGCGGGGGCATCAAACGTGGCCTGTGGATCGCCGCCCTACTCGTACTGGGGCTCGGTGGCCTCACTCTGGCCGCGCCGCCGCTGACACCCAGCTCACTGCACGCGCCGAGCTCACTGCAACCAGACGCGCAATCTCCAGTCACGGTCATCACCACCACCCCACCGCCGCCTGCGATTTCGCTCACGCCACAGGAACTGGTCGCGCGAGTCGTCCCCAGCATCGTCACCATCACTTCTTCCGCCAGGTTCACCACCACAGCAGGAACTGGCATCGTCCTGTCTCCGGACGGGGTTGTGTTGACCAACCATCACGTGATCAGCGGCGGCACCGAAATCACGGCGGTGAACATGTCCAACGGACTGATCTACGACGTGGAAGTACTTGGCTACGACAGCGGTCAGGATCTCGCATTACTCCGACTCGTCGGAGCATCCGACCTTCCGACTGCCACGGTGGGAAGTTCACAGAGAGCCGCTCGAGGCGATCCGGTTACCGCCATCGGAAATGCTGACGGAGAAGGAGTTCCACTTCCTGCGCCCGGCACCATCACCGGTTTCGGGGTCACAGTCAACACCCGCAATTCGACGGATGGCTCACGAAATCAATTGAAGGGCCTCATCGAGGTGAATGCCGATATCCGGCCTGGCGATTCCGGCGGACCTCTAGTGAATGCGGCTGCCGAATTGATCGGAGTCAGTAGCGCCGGCAATGCCATCGAAGATCGAACGGAAGTCTCGCCCGCCCCGCAGTCTTACGCGATCCCGATCGACACGGCTCTTCCGATTGTCGACCAAATACTCAGTGGTCGCTCCTCGGAAACGGTACGGGTGGGCCCCACGCCCGTGCTGGGCGTGGCAGTCAAAGATCACGTGGGCTCGCCTGCCGGCGCGGAAGTGGTTGCAGTGAGCTTCGATTCGCCTGCCGAAGTTGCCGGGGTGACCAAAGGCGACGTGATCACCGGGTTCGGCGGGGCTCCCATCACCTCGACGTCCGACCTGAATATCGCGATGAGCATGCGTCACCCTGGCGATACGGTCGATTTGATCTGGTTCGACGCGCAAGGTCAACAGCGGTCAGGTTCCCTCATCCTCGACGAGGGACCGCCGCGCTGA
- a CDS encoding TetR/AcrR family transcriptional regulator, with translation MTKTDARTAMIDAAERLVAERGLAALTLRDVQIEAGQANKSAAQYHFGSREGLLSAVIDSRMKPAAERRHDLLNAIDVAQQPPTMRQLVEASVLPLAEQTIEREHSLYARFLVQSIFDPGMSTVIRDHLQAATFRDVQQRIASASSLPADIAELRAGTLSILSIVTFATWEGRVHSPAQAKLIVADLIESCLGALNAPPPQI, from the coding sequence GTGACAAAAACCGATGCCCGCACAGCCATGATCGACGCGGCTGAGCGATTGGTGGCGGAACGTGGTCTGGCAGCACTGACCTTGCGCGATGTCCAGATCGAGGCTGGGCAGGCAAACAAGTCGGCAGCGCAGTACCACTTCGGTTCACGCGAAGGCCTGCTGTCCGCGGTGATCGACTCACGGATGAAGCCGGCTGCAGAGCGTCGACACGATCTCCTCAACGCGATCGACGTCGCACAGCAGCCGCCCACGATGCGCCAACTCGTGGAGGCGTCGGTGCTGCCGTTGGCCGAGCAGACGATCGAACGTGAGCACAGTTTGTACGCACGTTTTCTGGTGCAGTCCATCTTCGATCCGGGGATGTCGACGGTCATCCGGGACCACCTGCAGGCAGCGACCTTTCGCGATGTTCAGCAGCGCATTGCGTCGGCGTCCTCGTTGCCGGCCGACATCGCGGAACTTCGCGCCGGCACACTCAGCATTTTGAGCATCGTGACATTTGCTACTTGGGAAGGACGAGTTCACAGCCCTGCGCAAGCCAAGCTCATCGTGGCCGATCTGATCGAGAGTTGCCTCGGCGCGTTGAACGCGCCGCCGCCCCAGATCTGA
- a CDS encoding FAD-binding oxidoreductase, giving the protein MSTTAEETPKQALHTQARTLTGWGRTAATTAQVLSTPDVEVIASAVAQVAEKNESKPSHLRRGVIARGLGRSYGDPAQNAGGLVIDMNALNRIHRIDRDTALVDVDAGVNLDQLMKAALPFGLWVPVLPGTRQVTIGGAIGSDIHGKNHHSAGSFGNHVVSLDLLTADGKVRTLTPKGGRNDPKAALFWATIGGMGLTGIILRATIKMTPTETAYFIADGDVTNSLDETIALHSDGSEANYEYSSAWFDAIAAPPKLGRAAISRGSLAKLDQLPAKLQKNPLAFDAPQLLTFPDIFPNGLANKFNFSAIGEVWFRKSGTYRGKVQNLTQFYHPLDMFGEWNRAYGSNGFLQYQFVVPPEAVEEFKKIIVDIQRSGHHSFLNVFKLFGEGNQAPLSFPIPGWNICVDFRIKPGLNEFVTELDKRVLEFGGRLYTAKDSRTSAETFHSMYPRIDEWMATRRKYDPTGVFASDMSRRLEL; this is encoded by the coding sequence ATGTCCACGACAGCAGAAGAGACGCCCAAGCAGGCTCTCCACACCCAAGCCCGCACCCTCACCGGTTGGGGACGCACCGCCGCCACCACCGCACAGGTGTTGTCCACCCCCGACGTGGAAGTGATCGCCAGCGCGGTCGCCCAGGTTGCGGAGAAGAACGAGTCCAAGCCGTCGCACCTGCGACGCGGTGTCATCGCACGCGGTCTCGGCCGTTCGTACGGTGATCCGGCGCAGAACGCGGGCGGCCTGGTCATCGACATGAATGCGCTCAACCGTATTCATCGCATCGATCGTGACACCGCGTTGGTGGACGTCGATGCCGGGGTGAATCTGGATCAGCTGATGAAGGCTGCTCTGCCGTTCGGTCTGTGGGTTCCGGTGCTGCCGGGTACTCGTCAGGTCACGATCGGCGGCGCCATCGGTTCCGACATACACGGCAAGAACCACCACAGCGCAGGCAGCTTCGGCAACCACGTCGTGTCGTTGGATCTGCTGACGGCCGACGGCAAGGTTCGTACCCTCACCCCTAAGGGCGGGCGTAACGATCCCAAGGCCGCGCTGTTCTGGGCCACGATCGGCGGTATGGGCCTGACGGGCATCATCCTGCGCGCCACTATCAAGATGACACCGACCGAGACGGCATATTTCATCGCCGACGGCGACGTCACCAACAGCCTCGACGAGACCATCGCGCTGCACAGCGACGGCAGCGAGGCCAACTACGAGTACTCGAGCGCCTGGTTCGACGCGATCGCAGCGCCGCCGAAGCTCGGCCGTGCGGCAATCTCGCGAGGATCCCTGGCGAAGCTCGATCAGCTTCCGGCCAAGCTGCAGAAGAACCCGCTCGCCTTCGATGCGCCGCAGTTGCTGACGTTCCCCGATATCTTCCCGAACGGCCTCGCCAACAAGTTCAACTTCTCGGCGATCGGCGAAGTCTGGTTCCGTAAGTCGGGAACGTACCGCGGCAAGGTCCAGAATCTGACGCAGTTCTACCACCCGCTCGACATGTTCGGTGAGTGGAACCGCGCCTACGGTTCCAACGGATTCCTGCAGTACCAGTTCGTGGTTCCGCCGGAGGCTGTCGAAGAGTTCAAGAAGATCATTGTCGACATTCAGCGCAGTGGTCATCATTCGTTCCTGAATGTGTTCAAGCTCTTCGGCGAGGGCAATCAGGCGCCGCTCAGCTTCCCGATCCCGGGTTGGAACATCTGCGTCGATTTCCGCATCAAGCCGGGCCTCAACGAATTCGTCACCGAACTCGACAAGCGGGTCCTCGAATTCGGCGGACGCTTGTACACGGCGAAGGATTCGCGGACATCCGCAGAGACCTTCCATTCCATGTACCCGCGCATCGACGAGTGGATGGCGACGCGCCGAAAGTACGACCCCACAGGCGTTTTCGCCTCCGATATGTCCAGAAGGCTGGAACTGTGA
- a CDS encoding PIN domain-containing protein, whose protein sequence is MIIVLDSSALVRGARFDNSVADAKARGLRIVVPRLAVLDVANRYRKESADMIAALSVQARMYDRLGLRRDLTRFIDAAHDKADGYVQDLVDDLQGIGIEVIDPVDVPHLLVAERAIAMQRPYVDKKKRDGYPATLNWLTLLDLADRNPGTEILWVSDDTRAFGDTQEASWHPDLLRELDSRWLDSRVRWALEFPVFDGPAQVEATVALPELVEAAELVEVAGVVEVAEVVVPEVEGPEVVEVAELIVDTAPAVPAASVVPAAPVVPAVPVAPAPKPVQRAARTRVAPQRIPPAPKPASGGLRNLGKVIGGRKRKVTIVEDLDEVDLTGN, encoded by the coding sequence ATGATCATCGTCCTCGACTCCTCTGCCTTGGTCCGGGGCGCACGGTTCGACAATTCCGTCGCCGACGCCAAGGCCCGCGGACTCCGCATTGTCGTACCGCGTCTCGCTGTCCTCGACGTCGCCAATCGCTACCGCAAGGAATCCGCGGACATGATCGCCGCACTCAGCGTGCAAGCGCGGATGTACGACCGCCTCGGCCTACGCCGGGATCTCACCCGATTCATCGACGCGGCCCACGACAAAGCGGACGGCTATGTCCAGGATCTGGTCGACGACCTGCAGGGAATCGGCATCGAGGTCATCGACCCAGTCGATGTGCCGCACCTGCTCGTGGCGGAGCGCGCGATAGCGATGCAACGACCGTACGTCGACAAGAAAAAGCGCGACGGCTATCCCGCGACACTGAACTGGTTGACCCTGCTCGATCTCGCCGATCGGAATCCCGGCACCGAAATACTTTGGGTCAGCGACGACACACGGGCGTTCGGTGACACTCAGGAAGCGTCGTGGCATCCGGATCTTCTTCGCGAACTCGACTCGCGATGGTTGGACAGCCGCGTCCGCTGGGCACTGGAATTCCCCGTGTTCGACGGGCCGGCGCAGGTCGAGGCGACGGTTGCCTTGCCTGAGCTTGTCGAAGCAGCCGAGCTTGTTGAAGTAGCCGGGGTTGTGGAAGTGGCTGAGGTTGTGGTGCCTGAGGTTGAAGGGCCCGAAGTTGTCGAGGTGGCTGAGCTGATTGTCGACACCGCGCCGGCCGTTCCTGCTGCTTCTGTTGTTCCTGCTGCGCCCGTTGTTCCTGCTGTGCCGGTGGCGCCCGCTCCTAAACCGGTGCAACGTGCAGCCCGTACTCGCGTTGCACCCCAGCGCATCCCGCCCGCACCCAAGCCGGCATCCGGCGGACTACGCAACCTCGGGAAAGTGATCGGCGGACGGAAACGAAAAGTCACCATCGTCGAAGATCTTGACGAAGTCGACCTCACCGGGAACTGA
- a CDS encoding alpha/beta hydrolase — protein sequence MSLSPIITRRTGTRYGSPSATSRILYNVCRAMVRPVVGVAPLTHGAIRRAAVLDSAARMRIPSGIDREMIRFPDFGGGSGFDGELVRTAGSTADIRDGAVLYLHGGGFMCCGLNTHRPVVASIAKRTGLPVLHLAYRQLPYTSISGSADDCLSAYHWLLEQGGLPEKTVFVGDSAGGFLVFATALAASATDLAPAGLVGLSPFLDLDCTAKSAHDNARRDVIAPVSALTAIGALGGVMASPVDGDLAGLPSSLLIVAESEVLRVDSELMAQRLSVAGVECSLQIWDGQIHAFPAVWPSLPESRAALRDVATFIRARIA from the coding sequence ATGTCCCTGTCTCCGATAATCACTCGCCGAACCGGCACGCGGTACGGCAGTCCGAGTGCCACGTCCCGGATTCTGTACAACGTGTGTCGCGCGATGGTGCGTCCGGTTGTCGGAGTGGCGCCGTTGACGCACGGCGCAATTCGTCGCGCTGCGGTATTGGACTCCGCGGCACGGATGCGAATTCCGTCGGGAATCGATCGAGAGATGATTCGTTTCCCTGATTTCGGCGGGGGATCGGGCTTCGACGGAGAATTGGTGCGCACCGCCGGTTCGACGGCCGATATTCGCGACGGAGCGGTTTTGTACCTGCACGGGGGCGGCTTCATGTGTTGCGGACTCAACACACATCGTCCCGTGGTCGCGAGCATTGCCAAGCGGACGGGCCTGCCGGTATTGCATCTTGCGTACCGGCAGTTGCCGTACACGAGCATCAGCGGATCGGCCGATGATTGCCTGAGCGCCTATCACTGGCTTCTCGAACAGGGCGGACTGCCGGAAAAGACTGTCTTCGTCGGTGATTCGGCGGGCGGATTTCTGGTGTTCGCGACAGCGTTGGCTGCGTCGGCCACTGATCTTGCGCCTGCCGGGTTGGTTGGGTTGTCGCCATTCCTCGATCTGGACTGCACCGCAAAATCTGCACACGACAATGCTCGACGCGATGTCATCGCCCCGGTTTCTGCCTTGACGGCAATCGGTGCTTTGGGCGGGGTGATGGCGTCTCCGGTCGACGGAGACCTTGCAGGACTTCCGTCGTCGCTGCTGATAGTGGCGGAATCCGAAGTGCTCAGAGTGGATTCGGAATTGATGGCGCAACGACTTTCGGTAGCCGGTGTCGAATGTTCACTGCAGATCTGGGACGGTCAGATTCACGCTTTCCCGGCGGTGTGGCCGAGTCTTCCGGAAAGTCGTGCGGCTCTCCGTGACGTCGCAACGTTCATTCGGGCGCGCATCGCCTGA
- a CDS encoding decaprenylphospho-beta-D-erythro-pentofuranosid-2-ulose 2-reductase has product MINAVGNPQTVLLLGGTSEIGLAMCEEYLKKSPLRIILATLPGDPGTDAAVKGLEAKGATKVEVVDFDAVKFDSHPDVIDKAWAGGDVDVAIVAFGLDGDAEELWQNQRKAVLVANVNYTAAVSVGVLIGEKMKAQGFGKIIAMSSVAGERVKRANFVYGSTKAGLDGFYLGLGEALAEFGPSVTVVRPGMVRTKFSAHVKEAPLTVNKEDVARLAVAASDKGKEIVWAPGPFRFVMMALRHVPRPIFRKLPV; this is encoded by the coding sequence GTGATCAACGCTGTAGGTAATCCGCAAACTGTTTTGCTTCTCGGTGGAACGTCCGAGATCGGCCTCGCGATGTGCGAGGAGTACCTGAAGAAGTCGCCGCTGCGCATCATTTTGGCGACGCTGCCCGGCGATCCCGGCACCGATGCCGCAGTCAAGGGGCTCGAAGCCAAGGGCGCCACCAAGGTTGAGGTCGTCGACTTCGACGCCGTGAAGTTCGACAGCCACCCCGACGTCATCGACAAGGCCTGGGCGGGCGGCGATGTCGACGTCGCGATCGTTGCGTTCGGCTTGGACGGTGACGCCGAGGAACTGTGGCAGAACCAGCGCAAGGCTGTACTGGTCGCGAACGTCAACTACACCGCAGCGGTTTCGGTGGGCGTACTGATCGGCGAGAAGATGAAGGCTCAGGGCTTCGGCAAGATCATTGCCATGTCGTCTGTTGCCGGCGAGCGCGTGAAGCGCGCCAACTTCGTCTACGGCTCCACCAAGGCGGGCCTGGACGGCTTCTATCTGGGCCTCGGCGAGGCTTTGGCGGAGTTCGGCCCGAGCGTCACCGTGGTTCGACCGGGCATGGTGCGCACCAAGTTCAGCGCCCACGTCAAGGAAGCGCCTTTGACGGTCAACAAGGAAGACGTCGCGAGGCTTGCTGTTGCAGCGTCGGACAAGGGCAAGGAGATTGTCTGGGCACCGGGCCCGTTCCGCTTCGTGATGATGGCTCTGCGCCACGTGCCGCGACCTATCTTCCGGAAGCTGCCCGTCTAA
- a CDS encoding dTDP-4-dehydrorhamnose 3,5-epimerase family protein produces MDIRELKIAGAWEITPRQFGDNRGVFLEWFKSSAFTAATGRNLELAQANCSVSAAGSLRGIHFTDTPPGQAKYVTCVKGAFLDVIVDLRVGSPTFGEWDSVLIDDIDRKAVYLSEGLGHAILSLEDGSTVMYLCSIEYSPQFDRDLNPFDPELNIAWPTTDRAGQPLAYELSAKDADAPSLETLRAQGLLPRF; encoded by the coding sequence ATGGACATCCGTGAACTGAAAATTGCCGGAGCCTGGGAAATCACTCCCCGACAATTCGGAGACAACCGCGGAGTCTTCCTCGAATGGTTCAAAAGCTCAGCCTTCACCGCCGCAACAGGCCGCAACCTCGAACTGGCGCAAGCTAATTGCTCGGTATCCGCAGCAGGAAGTCTGCGCGGAATCCACTTCACCGACACCCCTCCCGGGCAAGCCAAGTACGTCACCTGCGTCAAAGGAGCATTCCTCGACGTCATCGTCGACCTGCGCGTCGGATCCCCGACCTTCGGCGAATGGGATTCCGTCCTGATTGACGACATCGACCGCAAAGCTGTCTACCTGTCCGAAGGCCTGGGGCACGCCATCCTGTCCCTCGAAGACGGATCAACAGTCATGTATCTCTGCAGCATCGAGTACTCCCCACAATTCGACCGCGATCTCAACCCATTCGATCCGGAACTGAACATCGCCTGGCCCACCACCGACCGGGCAGGTCAACCCCTGGCCTACGAACTGTCCGCGAAAGATGCTGATGCACCGTCACTCGAGACACTTCGTGCGCAAGGACTGTTGCCCCGTTTCTAG